From a region of the Penaeus vannamei isolate JL-2024 chromosome 32, ASM4276789v1, whole genome shotgun sequence genome:
- the LOC138867755 gene encoding uncharacterized protein, which yields MVYTTLYHSTYLPYLTPTVDYNILHIHSTSHNIPYTHTTPYNTTPHHSTPRTHFPNNPFNPATSYYTTLHHPTLPRTPLHHPTKLNTSLHHTTPPNTSHQYSSLPPFYPTPLAYPTPSNTTQYYTTSPPPPNTILPQSPTTQYPSALLNPRSNDRPPPPLHHPTPPLHHLNTTPTPPNTTLHHSTPNTTQYSSTPPNTHYYTSPPPPNTTLHHPTPPNTTQYPSTPPNTTLHHPTPPYTTQHHPTPPNTTLHHPTPPNTTQHHPTPPSTPTTVRQVTACHHDDLAQALPISEA from the exons ATGGTGTATACCACATTATACCACTCAACATATCTGCCATATCTGACACCCACTGTAGACTACAACATCCTCCACATCCATAGCACATCACACAATATCCCTTACACCCACACTACACCATACAACACCACACCTCATCACTCTACACCACGTACCCATTTTCCCAA TAACCCTTTCAACCCTGCTACATCATACTACACCACACTACACCATCCAACACTACCCAGGACCCCTCTACACCACCCAACAAAACTCAACACTAGTCTACACCACACTACACCACCCAACACCAGTCACCAGTACTCCAGTCTACCACCCTTTTACCCAACACCACTGGCATACCCTACACCATCCAACACCACCCAATACTACActacatccccaccaccacccaacacCATACTACCCCAGTCCCCCACCACCCAGTACCCCTCTGCCCTCCTCAATCCTAGAAGCAACGACCGTCCGCCACCACCTCTACACCACCCAACACCACCTCTACACCACCTCAACACCACTCCTACACCACCCAACACCACTCTACACCACTCAACACCCAACACCACCCAGTACTCCTCTACACCACCCAACACCCACTACTACACCAGTCCCCCACCACCCAACACCACCCTACACCACCCAACACCACCCAACACCACCCAGTACCCCTCTACACCACCCAACACCACCCTACACCACCCAACACCACCCTACACCACCCAACACCACCCTACACCACCCAACACCACCCTACACCACCCAACACCACCCAACACCACCCAACACCACCCAACACCACCCTCTACACCAACGACGGTCCGCCAAGTAACTGCATGCCATCACGACGACCTCGCCCAAGCACTCCCAATCAGCGAGGCGTGA